In one window of Henckelia pumila isolate YLH828 chromosome 1, ASM3356847v2, whole genome shotgun sequence DNA:
- the LOC140875317 gene encoding uncharacterized protein — MTRGNQRDRDRERAQVRGAAKGKQKDDGLTPEQRRERDAKALQEKTAKKAAQAAPGGGDAGSKSNKK; from the exons ATGACT CGTGGGAACCAAAGAGATCGTGATAGAGAAAGGGCTCAAGTTCGGGGTGCTGCTAAAGGCAAGCAGAAAGATGATGGGTTGACCCCTGAACAGCGCCGCGAaag GGACGCGAAGGCGCTTCAAGAAAAAACAGCAAAAAAGGCAGCTCAGGCAGCACCAGGAGGTGGTGATGCTGGAAGTAAGAGCAACAAGAAATAG